One window from the genome of Acidihalobacter ferrooxydans encodes:
- the glpK gene encoding glycerol kinase GlpK, with the protein MSRYVGAIDQGTTSSRFIVFDHAGTIVALAQKEHTQIYPRPGWVEHNPREILDNTREVIGAALARAGLSASDLAAVGITNQRETTLLWDKATGAPLGNALVWMDTRTDRLVAGYVADGGQDRFRARTGLPLTTYFSGLKLRWLLDNLPGARDRAERGEALFGTIDTWLAWNLTGGPRGGAHIIDVTNASRTQLMNLASCAWDADMLAAFDIPEACLPRIVSSAQVYGVIADETLKGARLAGILGDQQAALVGQTCFAPGEAKNTYGTGSFLLLNTGTEPVQSTAGLLTTLAYRFGEQPPHYALEGAIAITGALVQWLRDNLKLFDVAGQIEPLAASVEDNGDVYFVPAFSGLYAPYWRDDARGIIAGLTRFATRAHLARAALEAAAYQVRDVVEAMQADSGIALRALKADGGMVANALLMQFQADLLGTPVVRPQVLETTALGAAYAAGLAVGYWSGPDELRANWQAAHAWEPAMPAEQRERYYAKWKKAVARSFDWMD; encoded by the coding sequence ATGTCGCGTTACGTCGGCGCCATCGATCAGGGAACCACCAGTTCCCGTTTCATCGTGTTCGACCACGCCGGGACGATCGTCGCCCTTGCGCAAAAAGAGCACACGCAAATTTACCCCAGGCCGGGCTGGGTCGAACACAACCCGCGCGAGATTCTGGACAACACCCGCGAGGTGATCGGCGCCGCGTTGGCCCGCGCCGGATTGTCCGCATCCGATCTGGCCGCCGTCGGTATCACCAATCAGCGCGAAACCACACTGCTCTGGGATAAGGCGACCGGCGCACCGCTCGGCAATGCGCTGGTATGGATGGACACACGCACCGACCGGCTGGTGGCCGGGTACGTCGCCGACGGTGGGCAGGATCGCTTTCGCGCCAGAACCGGCTTGCCACTGACGACGTATTTCTCCGGGCTCAAGCTGCGCTGGCTGCTGGATAACCTACCCGGCGCGAGAGACCGCGCCGAACGCGGCGAGGCACTGTTCGGCACCATCGACACATGGCTCGCCTGGAATCTTACCGGTGGGCCGCGCGGCGGCGCGCACATCATCGATGTCACCAATGCCAGCCGTACCCAGCTCATGAACCTGGCCAGCTGCGCCTGGGATGCGGACATGCTCGCGGCATTCGACATCCCCGAAGCCTGTCTGCCGCGCATCGTGTCTTCCGCGCAGGTGTATGGCGTGATCGCTGACGAAACCCTGAAAGGGGCGCGGCTGGCCGGAATCCTCGGCGACCAGCAGGCCGCGCTGGTCGGGCAAACCTGTTTTGCGCCCGGCGAGGCGAAAAACACCTACGGCACCGGTTCGTTCCTGCTGCTCAACACCGGCACCGAGCCTGTGCAGTCCACAGCCGGATTGTTGACGACGCTGGCCTACCGGTTCGGCGAGCAGCCGCCGCACTACGCGCTGGAAGGCGCCATCGCCATCACTGGCGCACTGGTGCAGTGGCTGCGAGATAACCTCAAGCTGTTCGACGTCGCCGGGCAGATCGAACCGCTTGCCGCCAGCGTTGAGGACAACGGTGACGTGTACTTCGTGCCGGCTTTTTCCGGGCTTTACGCGCCGTACTGGCGCGACGACGCACGCGGCATCATCGCCGGCCTGACCCGCTTCGCCACCCGCGCCCATCTCGCCCGCGCGGCGCTGGAAGCGGCAGCGTATCAGGTGCGCGACGTGGTCGAGGCGATGCAGGCCGACAGCGGCATCGCGCTCAGAGCGCTCAAGGCGGACGGCGGCATGGTCGCCAACGCGCTGCTCATGCAGTTCCAGGCCGATCTGCTCGGCACGCCGGTGGTCCGTCCGCAGGTGCTTGAGACCACCGCGCTTGGCGCGGCCTACGCAGCGGGGCTGGCGGTCGGTTACTGGAGTGGCCCCGACGAGTTGCGCGCCAATTGGCAGGCTGCGCATGCCTGGGAACCGGCGATGCCGGCGGAGCAACGCGAGCGCTATTATGCGAAATGGAAAAAAGCAGTGGCGCGCTCGTTCGATTGGATGGATTGA
- the rsfS gene encoding ribosome silencing factor has translation MNEQTMAHEVERLRGVVLEALGDLKAQDVRTLDLRGKSPLMDLMVIATGTSDRHVKSLAGNVAREAKQAGFTVRGSEGEREGEWVLVDLDDIVVHVMLARVRDFYNLEKLWSTEVGDEASD, from the coding sequence ATGAACGAACAGACAATGGCGCACGAGGTCGAGCGGTTGCGCGGTGTGGTACTCGAAGCGCTGGGCGACCTCAAGGCGCAGGATGTGAGAACGCTCGATCTGCGCGGCAAGTCGCCGCTGATGGACCTGATGGTGATTGCGACCGGAACCTCGGACCGGCATGTGAAGTCATTGGCCGGCAATGTGGCCAGGGAAGCCAAGCAGGCCGGTTTCACGGTGCGCGGCAGCGAGGGCGAGCGCGAGGGGGAATGGGTTCTGGTTGATCTGGACGATATCGTCGTCCACGTCATGCTTGCGCGTGTGCGTGACTTCTATAATCTGGAGAAACTCTGGTCCACCGAGGTGGGCGACGAAGCATCGGACTGA
- the nadD gene encoding nicotinate-nucleotide adenylyltransferase, translating to MIGLLGGTFDPIHFGHLRPALEIRDALGLDELRFLPCRIPPHRGTPRESAQTRAALVAQALADEAGFALDRRELGREGPSYTVDTLESFRAELGAQVGLCWIMGRDAFNGLPKWHRPHDVLRLAHIVVAQRPGEEGEPGAALAEMIAGRVSESLTELTQQPAGCVAFVDVTQLAISATMIREALARGQSARFLVPERVWETIRAEGLYGWKNAATEAANSG from the coding sequence ATGATCGGCCTGCTCGGCGGCACCTTCGATCCGATTCACTTCGGACATTTGCGTCCGGCGCTGGAAATCCGCGACGCGCTGGGTCTGGACGAACTGCGTTTCCTGCCGTGCCGCATTCCGCCCCATCGCGGTACGCCACGCGAAAGCGCGCAGACGCGCGCCGCGCTGGTCGCCCAGGCCCTGGCCGACGAGGCGGGCTTCGCGCTCGATCGGCGCGAACTGGGCCGCGAGGGGCCGTCTTACACCGTCGATACGCTGGAGTCCTTTCGCGCCGAGTTGGGCGCACAAGTGGGGTTGTGCTGGATCATGGGGCGCGACGCGTTCAACGGCTTGCCCAAGTGGCATCGGCCGCACGATGTGCTGCGGCTCGCGCACATCGTGGTCGCGCAGCGGCCAGGTGAGGAGGGCGAACCTGGCGCGGCGCTGGCGGAAATGATCGCGGGCCGCGTCAGCGAGAGTCTGACGGAGCTGACCCAACAGCCGGCCGGGTGTGTGGCCTTCGTCGACGTGACTCAGCTCGCCATCTCGGCGACGATGATCCGCGAGGCGCTGGCGCGTGGGCAGAGCGCACGATTTCTGGTGCCCGAACGCGTATGGGAGACCATCCGTGCCGAGGGTTTGTATGGATGGAAAAACGCTGCGACTGAAGCGGCAAACAGTGGCTGA
- a CDS encoding glutamate-5-semialdehyde dehydrogenase produces the protein MGASEQRVNEIAQYMEGLGRRARVASRALARAETGAKNRALLAIADAIAAAAPRLQAENRKDLDAGRMRGLEPALLDRLELTDARIATMVEGLRQIVALPDPIGAISDMSYRPSGIQVGRMRVPLGVIGIIYESRPNVTVDAAALCLKSGNAAILRGGSEALHSNQALAVCIGEGLAAAGLPEAAVQVVETADRAAVGELLRMKDYVDVIVPRGGKSLIERVSREALIPVIKHLDGVCHVFIDAEADAAKAVRIALNAKTQRYGTCNTLETLLVDATRAPALLPELAQRYREKGVELRGCARTRDILPDCVAATEQDWRAEYLAPILAVRVVDGLDAAIDHINTYGSQHTDAIVTENYTHARRFLREVDSSSVMVNASTRFADGFEYGLGAEIGISTDKLHARGPVGLEGLTSLKYVVFGDGQIRQ, from the coding sequence ATGGGCGCGAGCGAACAGCGGGTGAATGAGATTGCGCAGTACATGGAAGGCCTGGGTCGGCGCGCGCGGGTGGCCTCGCGTGCGCTGGCGCGTGCCGAGACGGGCGCCAAAAACCGCGCGCTGTTGGCGATCGCCGATGCGATCGCAGCGGCCGCGCCTCGGTTGCAGGCCGAAAACCGCAAGGATCTCGATGCAGGCCGGATGCGGGGACTTGAGCCGGCGCTGCTCGACCGCTTGGAGTTGACCGATGCGCGCATCGCGACAATGGTCGAGGGGCTGCGCCAGATCGTCGCGCTGCCCGATCCGATCGGTGCGATCAGCGACATGAGCTACCGCCCGAGCGGTATCCAGGTCGGGCGTATGCGTGTGCCGCTGGGCGTGATCGGCATCATTTACGAATCGCGCCCGAATGTGACCGTCGATGCGGCCGCGCTGTGCCTGAAGTCGGGCAACGCGGCGATTCTGCGCGGCGGCTCCGAGGCGCTGCATTCAAACCAGGCGCTGGCCGTTTGCATTGGCGAAGGTTTGGCCGCCGCCGGGTTGCCCGAGGCCGCGGTGCAGGTGGTCGAGACGGCCGACCGGGCCGCCGTTGGCGAACTGCTGCGCATGAAGGACTACGTCGACGTGATCGTCCCCCGCGGCGGCAAGAGTCTGATCGAGCGCGTCAGCCGTGAAGCGCTGATTCCGGTGATCAAGCATCTGGACGGCGTATGCCACGTGTTCATCGACGCCGAGGCGGACGCCGCCAAGGCGGTGCGTATCGCGCTCAATGCCAAGACGCAGCGCTATGGGACCTGCAACACCCTGGAAACGCTGCTGGTCGATGCGACGCGAGCACCGGCGCTGTTGCCGGAACTTGCGCAGCGGTACAGGGAAAAAGGCGTCGAGCTGCGCGGTTGCGCCCGTACACGGGACATCCTGCCCGATTGCGTGGCCGCCACCGAACAGGACTGGCGCGCCGAATACCTGGCGCCGATCCTGGCCGTGCGCGTGGTAGACGGTCTGGACGCGGCGATCGACCACATCAACACCTATGGTTCGCAGCACACCGACGCCATCGTCACCGAAAATTACACCCACGCGCGGCGTTTCCTGCGCGAAGTCGACTCCAGCTCGGTGATGGTGAATGCCTCGACGCGCTTTGCCGACGGGTTCGAATACGGCCTCGGCGCAGAGATCGGCATTTCCACTGACAAGCTGCACGCACGGGGTCCGGTCGGGCTGGAAGGGCTGACCAGCCTCAAGTACGTCGTGTTCGGCGACGGGCAGATTCGCCAATAG
- the holA gene encoding DNA polymerase III subunit delta translates to MPLKPRQLEAQLRTGLKPAYLLSGDEPLQLGEAADAVRRAAREQGYTERVVLTLEPGFDWNRLADEAASMSLFAERRLIELRLGTGKPGQPGGAALLAYLERPPEDAVLLIQSARLERSTTASRWVKALEKVGTWVAVWPLGPAETRQWLSARLRARGLEPDDAALTLLLDRVEGNLLAAAQEVEKLSLLRPPGALGGDAVVEAVTGNARYEVSDLAEAALAGDGARAVRVLEGLRGEGVEPTLVAWSLVREARLLAQLARGTAGDGVWRGVPPRRRSLVERASKRWPAARAPWLVRLAARADRVIKGQAAGDPWDELLQLSLVLSGRALFPPATALAVETKGLVR, encoded by the coding sequence GTGCCGCTCAAACCGCGTCAGCTCGAAGCGCAATTGCGCACCGGCCTGAAACCGGCCTATCTGCTCAGCGGCGACGAACCGCTGCAACTCGGCGAAGCGGCCGACGCGGTGCGCCGTGCGGCGCGTGAGCAGGGCTATACCGAGCGCGTGGTGCTGACGCTGGAGCCCGGTTTTGACTGGAACCGCCTCGCCGATGAGGCCGCGTCGATGTCGCTGTTTGCCGAACGTCGCCTGATCGAACTGCGCCTCGGCACGGGCAAGCCCGGTCAGCCGGGCGGCGCCGCGCTGCTGGCCTACCTGGAACGCCCGCCCGAGGATGCGGTGCTGCTGATCCAGTCGGCGCGTCTGGAACGCTCGACCACTGCCAGCCGCTGGGTCAAGGCGCTGGAGAAGGTCGGCACCTGGGTTGCGGTGTGGCCGCTCGGCCCGGCCGAGACCCGCCAGTGGCTGTCCGCACGGCTGCGCGCGCGCGGCCTGGAGCCAGACGATGCGGCGCTGACCCTGCTGCTCGATCGTGTCGAGGGTAATCTGCTCGCGGCAGCGCAGGAGGTCGAAAAACTGAGCCTGCTGCGACCACCCGGCGCGCTGGGCGGCGACGCGGTTGTCGAGGCCGTGACCGGCAATGCCCGCTACGAGGTGAGCGATCTGGCCGAGGCTGCGCTGGCCGGCGATGGCGCCCGCGCGGTTCGCGTGCTCGAAGGCTTGCGCGGCGAGGGCGTCGAGCCGACACTGGTGGCCTGGTCGCTGGTGCGCGAGGCGCGATTGCTGGCTCAGCTTGCGCGCGGGACGGCAGGTGACGGCGTATGGCGCGGGGTGCCGCCGCGGCGTCGTTCCTTGGTCGAGCGTGCGAGCAAACGCTGGCCGGCGGCGCGGGCGCCGTGGCTGGTGCGCCTGGCGGCGCGGGCGGATCGCGTGATCAAAGGGCAGGCGGCGGGTGATCCGTGGGACGAGTTGTTACAATTGAGTCTGGTGCTGAGCGGGCGGGCGCTGTTTCCGCCCGCCACGGCGCTGGCGGTTGAGACAAAAGGGCTGGTCCGGTAA
- the lptE gene encoding LPS assembly lipoprotein LptE, with protein MSARAASVWSLRLIAACTLTLLLAACGFHLRGPAELPPQMARTYVSGVGPGTTLARALRQALRTSGVQVVDNAQNATAVLRVDAYRASRNVLSLTDTGSVAGYQLLSVLEFSVHAVNGNWHLPKQRLQVQREYSYSDAQLLGKTDEAAQLRKAMKYQLANLAMLRLQARK; from the coding sequence ATGAGCGCACGGGCCGCATCGGTGTGGAGTCTGCGGCTGATCGCCGCGTGTACTCTGACGCTATTGCTTGCCGCCTGTGGCTTTCATCTGCGCGGTCCGGCCGAGTTGCCGCCACAGATGGCGCGGACCTATGTGAGCGGCGTCGGCCCCGGCACGACACTGGCGCGGGCGCTGCGCCAGGCGCTGCGTACCAGCGGGGTGCAGGTAGTCGATAACGCGCAAAATGCCACGGCGGTGCTGCGCGTTGACGCGTATAGGGCATCGCGGAATGTGCTGAGTCTGACCGACACGGGGTCGGTGGCGGGGTATCAGCTGCTGTCGGTATTGGAATTTTCGGTGCATGCGGTCAACGGCAATTGGCACCTGCCGAAGCAGCGTCTGCAGGTTCAGCGCGAATACAGCTACAGCGATGCGCAGTTGCTGGGCAAGACCGATGAGGCGGCGCAGCTGCGCAAGGCCATGAAGTACCAGTTAGCCAATCTGGCCATGCTGCGGTTGCAGGCGCGCAAATAG
- the leuS gene encoding leucine--tRNA ligase, with the protein MQEQYDPARIEAVAQKHWTDQGTFVAREDASREKFYCLSMFPYPSGRLHMGHVRNYTISDVIARYQRMTGKNVLQPMGWDAFGLPAENAAMHNRVPPARWTYDNIDYMRGQLKSLGFAIDWTRELATCKPDYYRWNQWFFLRLLEKGIVYQKTGTVNWDPVDQTVLANEQVIDGRGWRTGAVVEKREIPMYYMAITRYAEELLADLDDLPGWPEQVRTMQKNWIGKSHGVRVGFPHAIDGGGTLWVFTTRADTLMGATYVAVAAEHPLALHAAQSNPALAAFIDECRHGGTSEAEVATQEKKGMATGLSVEHPLTGEALPLWVANYVLMGYGEGAVMAVPAHDERDFEFAHKYDLPIKPVVRTTAGEATPAPWQAAYSEHGVCINSGKYDGLEFEAAVDAVAADLAAKALGEKKVTWRLRDWGISRQRYWGTPIPMIRCESCGSVPVPEDQLPVVLPEDCVPDGSGNPLNKSQAFLACTCPQCGGAAQRETDTLDTFVDSSWYFFRYACPDAVTMVDARADYWMPVDQYVGGIEHAILHLLYSRFWTKVMRDLGLTQAKEPFQKLLTQGMVVAPTFYRHDAEGRKQWINPADVQVSTDDKGRPVAATLKADGQPVTMGGIEKMSKSKHNGVDPQALIERYGADTARVFMMFAAPPEQSLEWNDAGVEGAHRFLKRLWAYAAEQAPTGAAALAVEPGPQVRAVRREIHEVLRQALLDFGKYQFNTVVSACMKILNALGRLEEGAGLAAVRREGLSILLRLLSPVAPHITHYLWSELGYGADIVDAPWPEVDEAALRRDTVALAVQVNGKLRGQIEVAADADQAAIESAALAEPNAIRFIAGKTVRKIIVVPGRLVNVVAA; encoded by the coding sequence ATGCAGGAGCAGTACGATCCGGCCCGCATTGAAGCGGTCGCACAAAAGCATTGGACTGACCAGGGTACCTTCGTCGCGCGTGAGGATGCCTCCCGCGAAAAGTTCTACTGCCTGTCGATGTTCCCGTACCCGTCAGGGCGGCTGCACATGGGCCATGTGCGCAATTATACGATCAGCGATGTGATCGCACGCTATCAGCGCATGACCGGCAAGAACGTACTTCAGCCGATGGGCTGGGATGCCTTCGGCCTGCCGGCCGAGAACGCCGCGATGCACAACCGCGTGCCCCCGGCGCGCTGGACGTACGACAATATCGACTACATGCGCGGCCAGCTCAAGTCGCTGGGTTTCGCGATTGACTGGACGCGCGAACTCGCCACCTGCAAGCCCGACTACTACCGCTGGAACCAGTGGTTCTTCCTGCGCCTGCTCGAAAAAGGCATCGTCTATCAGAAGACCGGCACGGTGAACTGGGATCCGGTCGATCAGACCGTGCTGGCCAACGAGCAGGTGATCGACGGGCGTGGCTGGCGCACCGGTGCGGTGGTCGAAAAGCGCGAGATTCCCATGTATTACATGGCGATCACGCGGTACGCCGAGGAACTGCTCGCCGACCTCGACGACCTGCCGGGCTGGCCCGAGCAGGTGCGCACGATGCAGAAGAACTGGATCGGCAAGAGTCACGGCGTCCGTGTCGGCTTTCCGCACGCCATCGACGGCGGCGGCACGCTGTGGGTGTTCACCACCCGCGCCGACACCCTGATGGGCGCGACCTACGTCGCCGTGGCCGCCGAGCACCCGCTGGCGCTGCATGCCGCACAGAGCAATCCGGCACTGGCCGCATTCATCGACGAATGCCGCCACGGCGGTACCTCCGAGGCCGAGGTCGCCACCCAGGAAAAAAAGGGCATGGCGACCGGTCTGAGCGTCGAACATCCGCTGACCGGCGAAGCGCTGCCGCTGTGGGTCGCCAACTACGTGCTGATGGGCTACGGCGAAGGCGCGGTTATGGCCGTGCCGGCGCACGACGAGCGTGATTTCGAATTTGCCCACAAATACGACTTGCCGATCAAGCCGGTCGTGCGCACCACGGCTGGCGAGGCGACGCCTGCGCCCTGGCAGGCGGCTTATTCAGAGCATGGCGTGTGTATCAATTCCGGCAAGTATGACGGGCTGGAATTCGAGGCGGCGGTGGACGCCGTCGCTGCCGATCTTGCCGCCAAGGCGCTGGGCGAGAAAAAAGTGACCTGGCGACTGCGCGACTGGGGCATTTCCCGGCAGCGCTACTGGGGTACGCCGATCCCGATGATCCGCTGTGAGTCCTGCGGCAGCGTGCCGGTGCCGGAGGATCAATTGCCGGTCGTGCTGCCTGAGGACTGCGTGCCGGACGGCTCCGGCAACCCGCTGAACAAAAGCCAAGCGTTCCTCGCCTGTACCTGTCCGCAATGCGGCGGTGCGGCGCAGCGCGAGACCGACACCCTGGACACTTTTGTCGATTCGTCCTGGTACTTCTTCCGCTATGCCTGCCCGGATGCCGTGACCATGGTCGATGCGCGCGCCGACTATTGGATGCCGGTGGATCAGTACGTCGGCGGCATCGAACACGCCATCCTGCATCTGCTCTACTCGCGTTTCTGGACCAAGGTCATGCGCGACCTGGGACTCACGCAGGCCAAGGAACCGTTCCAGAAGCTGCTGACGCAGGGCATGGTCGTGGCGCCGACGTTTTACCGGCACGACGCCGAAGGGCGCAAGCAGTGGATCAATCCTGCCGACGTGCAGGTGTCCACCGACGACAAGGGGCGCCCGGTGGCGGCAACGCTCAAGGCGGACGGTCAGCCGGTGACCATGGGCGGCATCGAGAAAATGTCCAAGTCTAAGCATAACGGGGTGGATCCGCAGGCGCTGATCGAACGCTATGGCGCCGACACCGCGCGCGTGTTCATGATGTTTGCGGCGCCGCCCGAACAATCGCTGGAGTGGAACGATGCCGGGGTCGAAGGTGCGCACCGGTTTCTCAAGCGGCTGTGGGCCTATGCCGCGGAGCAGGCGCCGACCGGCGCAGCGGCGCTTGCGGTCGAACCGGGCCCGCAGGTCCGGGCCGTGCGGCGCGAAATCCACGAGGTGCTGCGCCAGGCGCTGCTCGATTTCGGCAAGTATCAATTCAATACCGTCGTGTCGGCCTGCATGAAGATTCTGAACGCACTCGGCAGACTGGAGGAGGGCGCCGGGCTTGCGGCCGTGCGCCGCGAGGGACTGTCGATTCTGCTGCGGCTGCTGTCGCCGGTGGCGCCCCATATCACGCACTATCTGTGGTCCGAACTGGGTTACGGCGCAGACATCGTCGACGCGCCCTGGCCCGAGGTGGACGAGGCGGCGCTGCGCCGCGACACCGTCGCGCTGGCGGTGCAGGTCAACGGCAAGTTGCGCGGGCAGATCGAAGTGGCCGCGGATGCGGACCAGGCGGCTATCGAAAGCGCCGCGCTGGCCGAGCCGAACGCCATCCGCTTCATCGCGGGCAAGACCGTGCGCAAGATCATCGTCGTGCCCGGCCGGCTGGTGAACGTGGTCGCCGCATGA
- a CDS encoding zinc ribbon-containing protein, giving the protein MDKKSTPSQMDKGYARMLERTHEIMSKSGERLEAAVEQARDTAHELGELTRDEAELLAQYVKRDLRDMGDHLRDENDDLRAWFHMDTELIESSIRDLLFSVADQTSLQLAEFARAANQPATWHTGEITAPGVLECTQCGHLMHFTQVGRIPPCAQCHHTEFRRRRDLGQARSK; this is encoded by the coding sequence ATGGACAAAAAATCAACGCCATCGCAGATGGACAAAGGCTATGCGCGCATGCTCGAACGCACGCACGAAATTATGAGCAAGAGCGGCGAGCGGTTGGAGGCTGCGGTCGAGCAAGCGCGCGACACCGCCCATGAACTGGGCGAGCTGACGCGCGATGAAGCGGAATTGCTGGCGCAATACGTCAAGCGCGACCTGCGGGACATGGGCGACCACCTGCGCGACGAAAATGACGACCTGCGCGCCTGGTTCCATATGGACACCGAGCTGATCGAATCCTCGATCCGTGATCTGCTGTTCTCCGTCGCGGATCAAACCAGCCTGCAGCTCGCCGAATTCGCCCGCGCAGCCAATCAACCCGCGACTTGGCATACCGGCGAGATCACCGCGCCGGGCGTACTCGAATGCACGCAATGCGGTCATCTCATGCATTTCACCCAGGTGGGGCGAATCCCGCCGTGTGCGCAGTGCCATCACACCGAATTCCGTCGTCGGCGCGACCTCGGGCAAGCACGTTCAAAGTAG
- the galU gene encoding UTP--glucose-1-phosphate uridylyltransferase GalU, producing the protein MTEQGKRIRKAVFPVAGMGTRFLPATKANPKEMLPIVDKPLVQYAAEEAVKAGIEVLVFITGRNKRSIPDHFDKAYELETELESRGKSDLLKTVQDILPSHVSVVYIRQTEALGLGHAVSCAQPVVGDEPFAVILADDLIDADPDGGLKQMVELYERERCSILGLERVPLSDIHRYGVVAGEQIANATWNVAGLVEKPKQADAPSDVAVVGRYILTPAIFDMIGKTGLGSGGEIQLTDAIAALLKQERVLGWELQGERHDCGDKLGYLKATVEYAFKHPELSAPFRAYLSGLKDRGVI; encoded by the coding sequence GTGACAGAGCAGGGTAAGCGTATTCGCAAGGCAGTCTTCCCGGTCGCTGGCATGGGCACACGGTTTTTGCCGGCCACAAAAGCCAATCCCAAGGAGATGCTGCCTATCGTCGATAAGCCGTTGGTGCAGTATGCGGCGGAAGAAGCCGTCAAAGCCGGAATTGAAGTTCTTGTTTTTATCACGGGTCGGAATAAGCGCTCGATCCCGGATCATTTTGATAAGGCTTATGAACTCGAAACAGAGCTTGAGAGTCGTGGAAAGAGCGACTTGCTCAAAACCGTTCAGGATATTTTACCTTCCCACGTGAGCGTCGTTTACATACGTCAGACGGAAGCTCTGGGCCTGGGACATGCGGTATCGTGCGCTCAACCTGTGGTCGGTGATGAACCGTTTGCCGTGATTCTGGCGGACGATCTGATCGATGCGGACCCGGATGGCGGCCTGAAGCAAATGGTCGAGCTTTACGAGCGCGAGCGTTGCAGCATCCTCGGGCTTGAGCGTGTTCCGCTATCGGATATTCATCGTTATGGTGTGGTTGCAGGTGAGCAAATCGCAAACGCGACCTGGAATGTGGCTGGCTTGGTTGAAAAGCCAAAACAGGCAGATGCGCCTTCGGATGTTGCGGTCGTTGGGCGATACATCCTGACGCCCGCTATTTTTGACATGATTGGAAAAACCGGTCTTGGCTCGGGAGGAGAGATTCAGCTAACCGATGCGATTGCGGCGCTGTTGAAACAGGAACGAGTGCTCGGCTGGGAACTGCAAGGAGAGCGCCACGACTGTGGCGATAAGCTGGGTTACTTGAAAGCCACCGTTGAATACGCGTTTAAACACCCGGAATTGAGCGCGCCGTTCAGGGCGTACCTGAGTGGTTTGAAGGATCGCGGAGTCATTTAA
- the wecB gene encoding non-hydrolyzing UDP-N-acetylglucosamine 2-epimerase, with protein sequence MNRRFKIDLIVAARPNYMKIGPLYRVLRDADWCRPRLVDAGQHYDPELSSVFREAFGLPEPHAALGVGSGSHAEQTAGVLLAYEARCRCDPPDWIVVAGDVNATLSCALVGARLGISVAHLEAGLRSGDRRMPEEINRVLTDQLASLLWTPSEDADENLRREGIAPQRIECVGNIMIDAFELMRGRIEADGTRAARGLREGAYAVVTLHRPSNVDDPATLRRLVETLCAVADDLPLVFPVHPRTRQQLTVEKLYTRLVAHHGITLLEPLGYVAFMNLVLGARAVITDSGGVQEETTYLGIPCLTLRDSTERPITLIKGTNRLIDPAGLESAMRELARRDGQGAPPLWDGRTAPRVAASLRRHLVQIAE encoded by the coding sequence ATGAACCGCAGGTTCAAGATCGATCTGATCGTCGCAGCACGCCCCAACTACATGAAGATCGGTCCGCTGTACCGCGTCTTGCGCGATGCCGATTGGTGCCGGCCCCGACTCGTGGACGCCGGTCAGCATTACGATCCCGAATTATCCAGCGTGTTCCGCGAAGCCTTCGGCCTGCCCGAACCGCACGCCGCGCTGGGCGTGGGCAGCGGCAGCCACGCCGAACAGACCGCCGGCGTGCTCCTCGCCTACGAGGCGCGCTGCCGGTGCGATCCGCCGGACTGGATCGTCGTCGCCGGCGACGTCAACGCCACGCTTTCCTGTGCTCTGGTCGGCGCCAGGCTAGGGATTTCGGTGGCCCATCTCGAAGCCGGATTGCGCAGCGGTGACCGGCGCATGCCGGAGGAAATCAACCGCGTGCTCACCGACCAGTTGGCCAGCCTGCTGTGGACGCCCTCCGAGGATGCCGACGAGAATCTGCGCCGCGAGGGCATCGCACCACAGCGCATCGAATGTGTGGGCAATATCATGATCGACGCTTTCGAGCTGATGCGTGGCCGCATCGAGGCGGACGGCACCCGCGCCGCGCGGGGTCTGCGCGAAGGCGCTTACGCCGTGGTCACCCTGCACCGGCCGTCCAACGTGGACGACCCGGCCACTCTGCGGCGGCTGGTCGAAACCCTGTGCGCCGTGGCCGACGATCTGCCGCTGGTGTTTCCCGTGCATCCACGCACCCGTCAGCAGCTGACTGTCGAAAAACTTTACACTCGACTGGTGGCCCATCACGGCATCACTTTGCTCGAACCGCTCGGCTATGTCGCGTTCATGAATCTGGTGCTCGGTGCCCGCGCGGTGATCACCGATTCGGGTGGAGTGCAGGAAGAGACCACCTATCTTGGCATCCCCTGCCTGACCTTGCGGGATAGCACAGAACGGCCTATTACCTTGATTAAAGGGACAAATCGTCTGATCGATCCGGCCGGGCTGGAGTCCGCGATGCGCGAGTTGGCGAGGCGGGATGGACAGGGCGCGCCACCCTTATGGGATGGGCGAACGGCGCCGCGCGTCGCCGCCAGCCTGCGCCGGCATCTGGTGCAGATCGCTGAATGA